One Natronoarchaeum mannanilyticum genomic window carries:
- a CDS encoding nucleoside deaminase, translating to MSDSDIDTFDHERHMRRAFDLAREAADRGDEPFGSVLVRENEVVAAASNRVVTESDLRRHPELDLAREAHREYSPEERARTVMYTSTEPCPMCAGGLRGVGLDRIVYSVGGDEIVDFTGGDPAVRAPAILDETDVTGPLLNEEGRAIHEEFDW from the coding sequence ATGAGCGACTCAGACATCGACACGTTCGATCACGAACGGCACATGCGCCGGGCGTTCGATCTCGCGCGCGAGGCGGCCGACCGCGGCGACGAGCCGTTCGGATCGGTGCTCGTGCGCGAAAACGAGGTCGTCGCGGCGGCGTCGAACCGCGTCGTGACCGAGTCGGACCTGCGCCGCCACCCGGAACTCGACCTCGCCCGCGAGGCCCACCGCGAGTACTCGCCCGAAGAACGCGCTCGAACGGTCATGTACACGAGCACGGAACCGTGTCCGATGTGCGCCGGCGGGCTCCGGGGAGTCGGCCTCGATCGCATCGTTTACAGCGTCGGCGGCGACGAGATCGTCGATTTTACCGGCGGCGATCCGGCCGTCCGAGCGCCGGCGATTCTCGACGAGACCGACGTCACCGGCCCGCTACTGAACGAGGAGGGACGCGCGATCCACGAGGAGTTCGACTGGTGA
- a CDS encoding DUF6789 family protein has translation MRSEQSNVGSVSAGETAQSAEVPITLRLIGIAMVSGFVGMVALLPVLVGIPALLDLFSTEPIVEFASFGSFLGLEPSLEVGVAMFVMGGTLFLPVQFLVVGAYLPPEEPRYARGVTYALIYWIAFVMVFLPNADAIAVGVFLVVSVLYHIFYGLALAYLIDRWAEIPQHAV, from the coding sequence ATGAGATCGGAACAGTCGAACGTCGGGTCGGTATCAGCCGGCGAGACCGCACAGTCGGCGGAGGTGCCCATCACGCTCCGCCTGATCGGCATCGCGATGGTGAGCGGGTTCGTAGGGATGGTGGCGCTGCTCCCGGTGCTGGTGGGGATCCCCGCGCTGTTGGACCTGTTCAGCACCGAACCGATCGTCGAGTTCGCGTCGTTCGGATCGTTCCTCGGACTCGAACCGAGCCTGGAAGTCGGCGTCGCGATGTTCGTGATGGGCGGTACGCTGTTCCTGCCGGTCCAGTTTCTCGTCGTCGGAGCCTACCTCCCGCCGGAGGAACCCCGGTACGCCCGCGGCGTGACCTACGCGCTGATCTACTGGATCGCGTTCGTGATGGTGTTCCTGCCGAACGCCGACGCGATCGCAGTCGGGGTGTTCCTGGTCGTCTCGGTGCTCTACCACATCTTCTACGGGCTCGCGCTGGCTTACCTGATCGACAGGTGGGCAGAGATTCCCCAGCACGCCGTCTGA
- a CDS encoding PH domain-containing protein, producing the protein MTTLHPLSIPYRAAQRVWQFAGFLVIFAFSGTLFAGGGLEGLAVGGLVAASLVAAVVWEVLYYQRFEYDLTETTFDLRSGVLSTRDREIPYRRVQNVSISRNVVQRVLGIAEVTLETAGGSSAEAQLRYVDVEEADRLQNEIGRRKRRVARSESDEADRDAASGDERDAETEETEQLFAISDRELTMLGLVSIDLRLLPMLTVLAPLFGPAVAEQVVLAGPMFVVAPLAAIAIYALTALASGVLAVTNYYDFTLVRTGDELRYDRGLLQRYSGTIPLSKVQTVSLAENLLQRVVGYASLSIETAGSSPGQAGGSQSAVPLAKRERVIDLAQSVERFGDPSFERPPKRARIRYVARYSIVLAVLVGAAFLADRATATQLYWYALLGAVPLIPVAAHLKWRNLGYALCEDHVVTRSGFWNRTTTVVPYYRVQTVLDSQTIFQRRRDLATLTIDTAGSRSLTGQDAQAIDIDVGLAAELREEIASRLQDSLAERTPAEDRLFDVDAAPDARFDGTPSPGE; encoded by the coding sequence ATGACGACGCTGCATCCGCTGTCGATCCCCTACCGGGCCGCCCAGCGCGTCTGGCAGTTCGCGGGCTTTCTGGTCATCTTCGCGTTCTCCGGGACGCTGTTCGCGGGCGGCGGACTGGAAGGCCTCGCAGTCGGCGGACTCGTCGCGGCCAGTCTCGTCGCGGCCGTCGTCTGGGAGGTGCTGTACTACCAGCGCTTCGAGTACGACCTGACCGAGACGACGTTCGATCTCCGGTCGGGCGTCCTTTCGACGCGCGATCGGGAGATCCCCTATCGGCGCGTCCAGAACGTCTCGATCAGCCGGAACGTCGTCCAGCGCGTGCTCGGCATCGCCGAGGTGACTCTCGAAACCGCGGGCGGGAGTTCGGCGGAAGCCCAGCTCCGGTACGTCGACGTCGAGGAAGCCGACCGGCTGCAGAACGAGATCGGACGCCGGAAGCGCCGCGTCGCCCGGTCCGAGTCGGACGAGGCCGACCGGGACGCGGCCTCCGGCGACGAGCGCGACGCCGAAACCGAGGAGACCGAGCAGCTGTTCGCGATCTCGGATCGCGAGCTGACGATGCTGGGGCTGGTGTCGATCGACCTGCGCCTGCTGCCGATGCTGACGGTGCTGGCGCCGCTGTTCGGACCGGCGGTCGCCGAGCAGGTGGTACTGGCCGGTCCGATGTTCGTCGTCGCGCCGCTGGCGGCGATCGCGATCTACGCGCTGACCGCGCTGGCCAGCGGCGTCCTCGCGGTGACGAACTACTACGACTTTACGCTCGTGCGGACCGGCGACGAACTCAGGTACGATCGCGGACTGCTCCAGCGCTACAGCGGGACGATCCCGCTCTCGAAGGTCCAGACGGTGTCGCTGGCCGAGAACCTCCTCCAGCGAGTCGTGGGCTACGCGTCGCTGTCGATCGAGACGGCGGGCTCCTCGCCGGGGCAGGCCGGCGGATCCCAGTCGGCGGTCCCGCTGGCCAAGCGAGAGCGGGTGATCGACCTCGCCCAGTCGGTCGAGCGGTTCGGCGATCCGTCGTTCGAGCGTCCTCCGAAGCGCGCCCGGATCCGGTACGTCGCCCGGTACAGCATCGTCCTCGCGGTGCTGGTCGGCGCGGCGTTCCTGGCCGATCGCGCGACGGCGACGCAGCTGTACTGGTACGCGCTGCTGGGGGCCGTACCGCTGATCCCGGTCGCCGCCCATCTCAAGTGGCGCAACCTCGGCTACGCGCTGTGCGAGGACCACGTCGTGACCCGTTCGGGCTTCTGGAACCGGACGACGACCGTCGTGCCGTACTACCGCGTCCAGACGGTACTGGACAGCCAGACGATCTTCCAGCGCCGGCGCGACCTGGCGACGCTGACGATCGACACGGCCGGATCGCGGAGCCTGACGGGGCAGGATGCACAGGCGATCGACATCGACGTCGGTCTCGCCGCTGAACTGCGCGAGGAGATCGCCTCCCGACTCCAGGATTCGCTGGCCGAACGGACGCCCGCGGAGGACCGGCTGTTCGACGTCGACGCCGCGCCCGACGCGAGGTTCGACGGGACGCCGTCGCCCGGCGAGTGA
- a CDS encoding PH domain-containing protein: protein MEPRGLDSRVRIVWVLQGLISAVILSVIVAAIASFFVDGAGWIGAATFAVVGTLVVIHSILRYRIWTYEVREDALYLERGVLTRVRTVVPYVRIQHVDASRGPVERSLGLASSVVYTAGTRGADVTIPGLTSERADDLQERLKQLAILADGDDAV from the coding sequence ATCGAGCCGCGGGGCCTAGACTCCCGGGTTCGGATCGTCTGGGTGCTCCAGGGACTGATTTCGGCCGTAATACTCTCGGTGATCGTCGCCGCGATCGCCTCGTTTTTCGTCGACGGCGCCGGCTGGATCGGAGCCGCGACGTTCGCGGTCGTCGGGACGCTCGTCGTGATCCACTCGATCCTGCGCTACCGGATCTGGACCTACGAGGTCCGCGAGGACGCGCTGTACCTCGAACGCGGCGTCCTGACGCGCGTGCGGACGGTCGTCCCCTACGTCCGGATCCAGCACGTCGACGCCAGCCGCGGCCCCGTCGAGCGGTCGCTGGGGCTCGCGTCCTCGGTAGTCTACACCGCGGGGACGCGGGGCGCCGACGTGACGATCCCCGGCCTGACGTCCGAGCGGGCCGACGACCTCCAGGAGCGGCTCAAGCAGCTGGCGATCCTCGCGGACGGTGACGACGCGGTATGA
- a CDS encoding GNAT family protein, with product MPGELFPDRIETERLVLEPLTTDHVDVFEFYEICSSDPGIEEVTEYLTWDPHETVGETLGFLESVEERIAEAEGIDYVIRPAAGEDGAGEIAGAAAILIDWERRTATFGTWLRKRFWGRGYSGERAAAMMELTFDRLDLDVVEVTHLAGNEKSHRAIEKYVDAHGGRHEGKLRNVDAFGGEPVTQHRYSVTQAEYEASGGGPGVIGD from the coding sequence ATGCCGGGCGAGCTGTTTCCCGATCGGATCGAGACCGAGCGCCTCGTGCTCGAACCGCTGACGACCGACCACGTCGACGTGTTCGAGTTCTACGAGATCTGTTCGTCCGATCCGGGGATCGAGGAGGTCACCGAGTATCTCACCTGGGACCCTCACGAGACAGTCGGCGAGACGCTCGGATTCCTCGAATCGGTCGAGGAGCGGATCGCCGAAGCCGAGGGGATCGACTACGTGATTCGACCGGCAGCGGGCGAGGACGGAGCCGGAGAAATTGCCGGCGCGGCCGCCATCTTGATCGACTGGGAGCGACGCACGGCGACGTTCGGAACCTGGCTCCGAAAGCGGTTCTGGGGTCGGGGCTACTCCGGCGAGCGCGCCGCCGCGATGATGGAACTGACCTTCGACCGGCTCGACCTGGACGTCGTCGAGGTCACGCACCTGGCCGGCAACGAGAAGTCCCACCGGGCGATCGAGAAGTACGTCGACGCCCACGGCGGCCGTCACGAGGGGAAGCTCCGCAACGTCGACGCGTTCGGGGGCGAGCCCGTCACGCAGCACCGCTACAGCGTCACGCAGGCGGAGTACGAGGCGTCCGGCGGCGGGCCGGGCGTGATCGGCGACTAG
- a CDS encoding SDR family NAD(P)-dependent oxidoreductase: protein MRLDGKTVLITGSGTGIGEATALRCADSGATIVSTDVDAEAAEETAASIREDGNEATSYELDVTDSDRFHEVVDEVAAERGLDVLVNNAGIGHPPSSVEDTDASVRDYVVDVNINGTWNGCHAALPVMKDRGSGSIINMASVGGMLGFPYQSVYALTKAAVINFTRAVAAEAGPAGVRANAVCPGFVDTQLTEAFFAGREDPEAAREEMIEEYPLRRLGEPEEIADCVAFLASDAASFVTGHALTADGGFSSS from the coding sequence ATGCGACTCGATGGCAAGACGGTGCTGATCACGGGATCGGGAACGGGCATCGGCGAGGCGACGGCGCTGCGGTGCGCCGATTCGGGGGCGACGATCGTCTCGACGGACGTCGACGCCGAGGCGGCCGAGGAAACGGCGGCGTCGATCCGCGAGGACGGTAACGAGGCGACGAGTTACGAGCTCGACGTGACCGATAGCGACCGGTTCCACGAGGTCGTCGACGAGGTCGCCGCGGAGCGCGGGCTGGACGTACTGGTCAACAACGCCGGCATCGGCCACCCGCCGTCGTCGGTCGAGGACACCGACGCGTCGGTGCGGGACTACGTCGTCGACGTGAACATCAACGGGACGTGGAACGGCTGTCACGCCGCGCTGCCGGTGATGAAGGACCGGGGATCGGGGTCGATCATCAACATGGCGTCGGTCGGCGGGATGCTCGGCTTCCCCTACCAGTCGGTGTACGCGCTGACGAAGGCGGCGGTGATCAACTTCACGCGGGCGGTCGCCGCGGAGGCCGGGCCGGCGGGCGTGCGCGCCAACGCCGTCTGCCCCGGCTTCGTCGACACGCAGTTGACGGAAGCATTCTTCGCGGGCCGGGAGGATCCGGAGGCCGCGCGCGAGGAGATGATCGAGGAGTACCCGCTCCGTCGGCTCGGTGAACCGGAGGAAATCGCTGACTGCGTCGCGTTCCTCGCCAGCGACGCCGCCTCGTTCGTCACCGGCCACGCGCTCACGGCCGACGGCGGCTTTTCGAGTTCGTAA
- a CDS encoding acyl-CoA carboxylase subunit beta: MKVRIGADATEDEAAAIAAALSSHVEESVEVYVGDANSPSATRAPDETASSAAEEQVAGNGAVDDLGPTEREQQLLREIENIEAGGPEKYRDRLDEQGKLFVRDRLDLWFGEEGIGFEDGKFANFDAWHPDSPDVEEYDPDERLPADGLLTGAAEFEDRDVHFMANDFTVKAGSMARRGVEKFLRMQQRALKSGRPVLYLMDSSGGRIDQQTGFFANREGIGKYYYNHSMLSGRVPQICVLYGPCIAGAAYTPVFADFTVMVEGMSAMAIASPRMVEMVTGEKIDLDELGGPRVHMEESGSADLIAEDEEHARELVAQLLSYLPDNADERPPKRETTSPAKSPEGLDAVVPERPNEGYDVNRVIERLVDGDSFFELRSGYGGEIVTGFARIDGRPIGIVANQPAKRAGAIFPDAAEKAAQFIWTADAYNVPLLYLCDTPGFMAGSQVEKEGILEQGKRFIYATSSATVPQQTVVTRKAYGAGIYAMGGPAYDPESVIALPSGEIGIMGPEAAINAVYANKLAEIDDEDERAKREAELRKEYREDIDVHRMASEVVIDEIVPPSELRAELAARFAFYEDVEKELPDKKHGTVL; the protein is encoded by the coding sequence GTGAAAGTTCGCATCGGGGCGGACGCGACCGAGGACGAGGCCGCCGCCATCGCCGCGGCGCTGTCGAGCCACGTCGAGGAGTCGGTGGAGGTGTACGTCGGCGACGCCAACTCGCCGTCGGCGACGCGAGCGCCCGACGAGACGGCGAGTTCTGCGGCGGAGGAGCAGGTCGCGGGGAACGGCGCCGTGGACGATCTCGGACCCACCGAGCGCGAGCAGCAACTGCTTCGCGAGATCGAAAACATCGAAGCCGGCGGGCCGGAGAAGTATCGTGACCGGCTCGACGAGCAGGGGAAGCTGTTCGTCCGGGACCGGCTCGACCTCTGGTTCGGCGAAGAGGGGATCGGGTTCGAGGACGGCAAGTTCGCCAACTTCGACGCCTGGCACCCCGACAGTCCGGACGTCGAGGAGTACGATCCCGACGAGAGACTCCCCGCGGACGGGTTACTGACCGGCGCGGCCGAGTTCGAGGATCGGGACGTCCACTTCATGGCCAACGACTTCACCGTCAAAGCCGGCTCGATGGCCCGGCGCGGCGTCGAGAAGTTCCTGCGGATGCAACAGCGAGCGCTGAAGTCGGGCAGGCCAGTCCTCTACCTGATGGACTCCTCGGGCGGGCGGATCGACCAGCAGACCGGCTTCTTCGCCAACCGCGAGGGGATCGGGAAGTACTACTACAACCACTCGATGCTCTCGGGCCGGGTGCCCCAGATCTGCGTGCTGTACGGCCCCTGTATCGCCGGGGCGGCGTACACGCCGGTGTTCGCGGACTTCACCGTGATGGTCGAGGGGATGAGCGCCATGGCGATCGCCAGCCCGCGAATGGTCGAGATGGTCACCGGAGAGAAGATCGACCTCGACGAACTCGGCGGCCCGCGCGTCCACATGGAGGAGTCGGGCAGCGCAGACCTGATCGCCGAGGACGAGGAGCACGCCCGCGAACTGGTCGCCCAGCTGCTGTCCTATCTCCCGGATAACGCCGACGAGCGGCCGCCGAAGCGGGAGACGACGTCCCCCGCGAAGTCCCCGGAGGGGCTGGACGCCGTCGTCCCCGAGCGCCCCAACGAGGGGTACGACGTGAACCGGGTGATCGAGCGACTCGTCGACGGCGACTCCTTCTTCGAACTGCGATCGGGCTACGGCGGCGAGATCGTCACCGGGTTCGCCCGGATCGACGGTCGGCCGATCGGCATCGTCGCCAACCAGCCCGCGAAGCGGGCCGGCGCGATCTTCCCCGACGCCGCCGAGAAGGCCGCGCAGTTCATCTGGACCGCCGACGCGTACAACGTCCCGCTGCTCTACCTCTGTGACACGCCGGGGTTCATGGCGGGCTCGCAGGTCGAGAAGGAAGGCATCCTCGAACAGGGCAAGCGGTTCATCTACGCGACCTCGTCCGCGACGGTGCCCCAGCAGACCGTCGTCACCCGCAAAGCCTACGGCGCCGGCATCTACGCGATGGGCGGACCGGCGTACGACCCCGAGAGCGTGATCGCGCTCCCTTCAGGAGAGATCGGCATCATGGGTCCCGAGGCGGCGATCAACGCCGTCTACGCCAACAAGCTCGCCGAGATCGACGACGAGGACGAGCGCGCGAAGCGCGAAGCCGAACTTCGGAAGGAGTACCGCGAGGACATCGACGTCCACCGCATGGCCAGCGAGGTGGTGATCGACGAGATCGTCCCGCCCAGCGAGCTGCGAGCGGAGTTGGCCGCACGCTTTGCCTTCTACGAGGATGTGGAGAAGGAACTCCCCGACAAGAAGCACGGGACGGTGCTCTGA